In Simkaniaceae bacterium, the following proteins share a genomic window:
- a CDS encoding outer membrane beta-barrel protein translates to MNKLCYLALVAFLLSQNIVNAAPASQENTVELSQQPSSNWSGFYLGINSGYTWGNAHAKTTASNPPSSGYFTQADIQSINANGNFHLHPQGYVGGAQVGYNKCFTNAITLGIETDFNAFLLSTSKSVSAFYPEAGAGEYTLTQKVSTDWLYTLRPRIGYAYKKAFAFLTGGLALTNLKYTQVFFDNSLSAQGYSPSLDAYTTASTNKVSAGWAIGAGVEYLLCKRLSICLSYLYASFNSLSNSDNIRLDFQSTIYRSSLNNSANLNTNIVRVGLNWKLYRE, encoded by the coding sequence ATGAATAAGCTCTGTTATTTAGCTCTTGTAGCTTTTTTACTTTCACAAAACATTGTAAATGCAGCACCCGCCTCCCAAGAAAATACGGTAGAGTTGAGCCAACAACCGTCTTCAAATTGGTCTGGATTCTATCTAGGAATTAATTCTGGATATACTTGGGGAAATGCTCATGCAAAAACTACTGCTTCTAACCCACCCTCATCAGGATATTTTACACAAGCTGATATCCAATCCATTAATGCAAATGGCAACTTTCATCTCCATCCTCAAGGCTATGTAGGTGGAGCGCAAGTTGGTTATAACAAATGTTTTACAAATGCAATCACATTAGGGATTGAAACTGATTTTAACGCATTCTTACTCAGTACATCTAAAAGTGTTTCTGCATTTTACCCTGAGGCAGGCGCAGGAGAATACACTTTAACTCAAAAGGTAAGCACAGATTGGCTCTACACGTTAAGACCTCGGATCGGTTATGCCTATAAAAAAGCATTTGCCTTTTTAACAGGAGGACTCGCACTTACAAATTTAAAATACACCCAAGTATTTTTTGATAATTCTCTCTCAGCTCAGGGCTACTCTCCTAGCCTTGATGCTTATACAACCGCTTCAACAAATAAAGTCTCTGCTGGGTGGGCTATAGGAGCCGGAGTAGAATATCTATTATGTAAACGACTCTCCATTTGTCTCTCCTATTTGTATGCCTCATTCAATTCCCTTTCCAACTCTGATAATATCCGACTCGATTTTCAAAGCACAATCTATAGAAGCTCATTGAATAACTCCGCAAATTTAAATACAAATATTGTTCGTGTGGGGTTGAATTGGAAACTATACCGGGAGTGA
- a CDS encoding diguanylate cyclase, whose product MQIIQDFTPPLILIFTRASLHVQFLRECLRKGKQYDLVEATSDQACLEMLSNLSVNFLIFDERLVSEELEVFLKSIKEISGYEKLPILMISRNLKKPFVDQVKKFGVSAILREPLDENEILTSLKKCDPKKQIERKISKIAARIPSPEQDPELDFKHRYLLNDKAAKKIHAILKEKQSISLLMLELDQFHEILKSMQEGISSSILDQVDKKIESVLRSQDMMISLGGGKYMIILPKTSKAAATVLAEDLQSLIEMTPIQIENDFVHMSISIGIASRHVDEIEDRAQSIQQLNRLANLARGYVIESKHSGGQIISDTLYEKGI is encoded by the coding sequence ATGCAAATAATTCAAGATTTCACTCCACCACTTATTTTAATCTTCACGCGCGCCTCTCTTCACGTTCAATTTTTAAGAGAATGCCTGCGCAAAGGCAAGCAATACGATCTTGTCGAAGCAACAAGCGATCAAGCCTGCTTGGAGATGCTCTCTAATCTCAGCGTCAACTTTCTGATTTTTGATGAACGCCTTGTCAGTGAAGAACTCGAAGTTTTTTTGAAATCCATCAAAGAAATCTCCGGATATGAAAAATTGCCGATTTTAATGATTAGCCGTAATTTGAAAAAACCTTTCGTAGACCAAGTCAAAAAATTCGGAGTGAGCGCGATCCTGCGTGAACCATTAGATGAAAATGAAATCCTGACCTCTTTAAAAAAATGCGACCCCAAAAAGCAAATTGAAAGAAAAATTTCTAAAATTGCCGCGCGCATCCCTTCCCCGGAACAAGATCCCGAACTTGACTTCAAACACCGCTATCTGCTCAATGACAAAGCTGCTAAAAAAATTCATGCTATTTTGAAAGAGAAACAATCGATTTCACTGCTCATGCTTGAACTCGATCAATTCCATGAGATCCTAAAATCGATGCAAGAAGGGATATCGAGTTCAATCTTAGATCAGGTGGACAAAAAAATTGAATCGGTACTGCGCTCCCAAGATATGATGATCTCCCTCGGCGGAGGTAAATATATGATTATTTTACCTAAAACATCAAAAGCAGCAGCGACTGTGTTGGCGGAAGATCTCCAATCTCTCATTGAAATGACCCCAATCCAAATTGAAAACGATTTTGTTCATATGTCAATATCCATTGGAATTGCCTCACGACATGTGGATGAAATAGAAGACAGAGCCCAATCAATCCAACAGCTCAACCGACTCGCCAATCTCGCTCGAGGCTATGTGATCGAATCGAAGCATAGCGGCGGACAAATTATAAGCGACACACTTTACGAAAAAGGGATTTAA